A portion of the Chryseobacterium tructae genome contains these proteins:
- the pncA gene encoding bifunctional nicotinamidase/pyrazinamidase produces the protein MKKALIIVDVQNDFCEGGALAVPGANEIIPYINILMEENEYDQIVLTQDWHPAGHKSFASSNGREVGESIILNGVPQFMWPDHCVQGTFGAEFHKDLNQSKVTHIIQKGKNIEIDSYSGFQDNNHFMKTGLDDFLKYHDIQLVEIVGLAMDYCVKFTAQDAVANGYITCLHFNGTRAVNVKPNNGKDAIYEMLEKGVTVLG, from the coding sequence ATGAAAAAAGCATTAATAATAGTCGATGTACAGAATGATTTTTGTGAAGGCGGAGCATTGGCAGTACCGGGAGCTAATGAAATTATTCCTTATATCAACATTCTGATGGAGGAAAATGAATATGATCAAATCGTTTTAACACAAGACTGGCATCCGGCAGGACATAAAAGCTTTGCAAGCAGCAATGGACGTGAAGTGGGAGAAAGCATCATTCTAAATGGCGTTCCTCAATTCATGTGGCCAGATCACTGTGTACAAGGAACTTTCGGTGCTGAATTCCATAAAGACTTAAATCAAAGTAAAGTAACCCACATTATACAAAAAGGTAAAAATATTGAAATCGATAGCTATAGCGGCTTCCAAGACAACAACCATTTTATGAAAACTGGTTTAGACGATTTCTTGAAATACCATGATATTCAATTGGTAGAGATTGTAGGATTGGCAATGGATTATTGTGTAAAATTCACAGCTCAGGATGCTGTAGCTAATGGATATATTACCTGTCTTCATTTCAACGGAACCCGCGCTGTAAATGTAAAACCGAATAATGGAAAGGATGCCATCTATGAGATGCTTGAAAAAGGAGTAACTGTATTGGGATAA
- a CDS encoding sialate O-acetylesterase: MSEPINFDRPSAGVGLAASFAASWRLDNPEEEIGLIPCADGGTSLDDWAVGGALFENAVSQAKLAQRTSQLSGILWHQGENDCSPEKAERYGEKFSVIIETLHQELNIPKVPLIIGGLGDFLSKGIFGQYFTSFPLMNQALEDFAKTHSNCYFVTAKGLTANADNIHFNALSQRVLGIRYYKTFRDLRHLPEPDNDEESILTTIYNRPYTKTENIKLLEHEFAIGNIEPKDFLSELTILSGK; the protein is encoded by the coding sequence ATGTCCGAGCCTATTAATTTTGATCGTCCCAGTGCTGGTGTAGGCCTTGCAGCTTCATTTGCAGCCTCCTGGAGACTCGACAACCCAGAAGAAGAGATAGGATTAATTCCATGTGCTGATGGAGGAACCAGCCTTGATGATTGGGCTGTAGGAGGCGCTTTATTTGAAAATGCTGTATCACAAGCCAAACTTGCACAACGAACCAGCCAGCTTTCAGGTATTTTATGGCATCAAGGGGAAAACGACTGTTCACCGGAGAAAGCCGAGAGATACGGTGAAAAATTTTCTGTAATCATAGAAACATTACACCAGGAATTAAATATTCCCAAAGTTCCTCTTATTATAGGAGGTCTAGGAGATTTTCTCTCCAAAGGGATCTTTGGACAATATTTCACCTCATTTCCTTTAATGAATCAAGCATTGGAAGACTTTGCCAAAACTCACTCAAATTGTTATTTCGTTACTGCCAAAGGACTGACGGCTAATGCTGATAACATACATTTCAATGCGCTGTCACAAAGAGTATTAGGGATTAGATATTATAAGACCTTTCGGGATTTAAGGCATCTTCCTGAACCCGATAATGATGAAGAAAGTATATTAACAACCATCTATAATCGACCTTATACCAAGACAGAAAATATCAAATTGTTGGAACATGAATTTGCTATTGGAAATATTGAACCTAAAGATTTTCTATCAGAATTAACTATACTGAGTGGAAAGTAA